Proteins encoded within one genomic window of Hermetia illucens chromosome 2, iHerIll2.2.curated.20191125, whole genome shotgun sequence:
- the LOC119649067 gene encoding copper transport protein ATOX1, producing MSAVHEFNVEMTCEGCSGAVERVLGRLGDKVEKVEIDLPNKKVFVKSPMPSNELLEVIQKTGKSVSYVGVKQ from the exons ATGTCT GCCGTGCACGAATTCAACGTCGAAATGACTTGCGAAGGATGCTCTGGGGCAGTTGAACGAGTCCTGGGCCGGTTGGGAG ACAAAGTGGAGAAAGTCGAAATCGATCTTCCAAACAAAAAGGTCTTTGTGAAATCACCAATGCCCAGTAATGAACTCCTAGAAGTTATTCAAAAGACGGGCAAGTCCGTGTCGTATGTGGGTGTAAAGCAATGA